The DNA sequence CCATGTTCACCTCTCCCTAGCCCCCAACTTCACTTCTCAAGTGGGAGTGGGGACAATTTGGATTTAATGGCAGTTCCCTGATACACAAAAGTACAGATACAAACACCTACAGGCACAGAGACTGACatcgcgcgcgcacacacacacacacacacacacacacacgcccccaTCTGTGCATAAAGGGCACCCTCAATGAATAGTTATCTCTCAAGTGACCCTAGCAATGCAAGCACCTATGAATAAAACCagtcagaccagaaataaacagtATAAGCACAAACTGCATTATGAAGAGCCTGGAGACCCGCTCTGATCATTACCCGGATCCCTCCCCCTTGCCTTCTACCTCGGATCCCTATACGTGTGGGAAGACGACAAACCTCCtgaataaaaactaatttttcagTTAGGTAGAACcccaggtgtccttataaggggGTCCTTCCAGGCTGCCCCGGACGAGGAAAGCGGTGACCCACCCACACGATTAACAAAGAGGTCAGAAATGGACGTGGATACCTCCCTGGGCTCTGGGTCCTCACCCTTGTACATCCAGGCCCGCCCTCCCCCGCACCCCTGGCTCACATGGCCGGGGCGACGTGCACAGCTCGTGGCTGACTCCCCCAGGGTCCTTGCCccgctcctccccctccctcctcttcccgcCCCCTCCACTCTCTGGCCGGTGCAGCACGGGCCCCAGCCCAAGGAGCCCAGGAGGCGGGGCTCGGAGAAAAACATATAAGTGGCCCCGGGGCGCTGACCAGGTGTCAGTTGCGGAATCTCCATCCGGAAGACACGCGGCTAccgaggaaggagaggaggaggcggagaaggaggaggagaacgCAAAGCCGCGAGACCCACGCACACCGTGATCGCCGACCCGCCTTGCGCTTCCTGACGCTCGCTCGACGCCCCCTAGGTGAGCCCGGCGGGGAAGAGCGCGGCGGGGCGCGGGGTGCCGGGTGGGCTCCCCTCTCTGCAGGCCTACCCCGAGAGAGCCGAGTGAGGGCTGCTCGGGAAGATGCATCCGTCTTTCGGTGGCTAAAAGCCCCCTTTTCTGCTCCGCTTTTCCCGCAGATCGCTCCCACCCCGAGAGCCCGGAGCCGAGATGGAAACGGTCCAGGAGCTGATTCCTCTGGCCAAGGAGCTGATGGCGCAGAAGCCCAGCCGGAAGCTGGTGAGGCTGTACGTGCTGGGCGGCGTGCTGGCGCTCTTCGGCGCCGTGCTCGGCCTCATGGAGACCTTGTGCAGCCCCTTCACGGCCGCCGGCCGCCTGCGGGAGCGGGAGGCAGCGGTGGCCGAGCTGCAGGCCGCCCGGGAGCGAAAGGCCCTCCGGGCGCGGGCCCTGCTGGAGAAAAGCAAGCAGCTGGAGGCCGTCCAGGGCTGCCGGGCCGCGACCAACCGGCTGCACGCCTCGTAGGAACCCTGGGGGCCGGCGGAGGGACggggagagagacacacagggagaggaGAGTGAGGCAGAGCGCGAGGGTCAGGCTCGAGTGGGCGTCTCGTGCTGTTTGGACTTCTGAGAAGCTACTGACTTTAGAACTGAACTACCACGTGGATCCACCAAAAGGCGTTTGGGATTGAGTTTTGCTGCTGTGCAGCATTGCAGAAGGATGACATGTCCAAAACCTTCCAGCTCTCTGACTGCATCCAGCATTTTGCACTAGGGTGAACGGAGGAGAAatgctttttatattattattgttgttattattattattattattacagtgaCTACCACtttgcattttgaaataaaaaacgtTTTGTACTATATCTCAGCATCTGATTCCTGAGGGGCACGGTTTTCTGGGGTGGGCAGCAGGGAGGGCGGGCATTTTGGCGGAGGGGGTCTTACGTGAGCCTGGTGGGGAGAGCAGTTTCCTGAAGGTCAGGCAACACTTGCTTCAGGGCTCTGGACTCATATTGATGTTACATGCTTATAAGTCTGTTGAGGATATGTTTTTGCTTTGTGTTAGGAGTGGCAAGAGAGAAACTTTTCTAAGTCCCACCAGACTCAGCATTTTAAGATCAGAAGATAAATCAACTTCTGAGCTAGAGTAAGTGAATGAGAGATACTGATTAATTCTAGGGCACAAAGTCTATTTGCCATCTCACACCTGTGCACCAGAGGATCTCATGGTTGATACCTCTTTCTTCCTAACTGTATTTTAGTGGAGGcgggtggggacagggagggggaaggagggatggagggagggagggagggaggaaactaGCTAGCTGGTAGGAAAAGAGGGAAGGCAATCTCCCAAGAACATTTAATTGGATGTCTAGCTCTACCAAGCCTTTCTCCTCACAAACTGAATCACGGTAAGAAGTTCTAGGTTAGGAGGGGAAAAGACCGGTTGTCACAGTCCTGAGTCATCTTCCTCCAGGGACAGAACTTGCTCTGTGGTATAGCTAGTCCAGTAGCTCTGTAGGGCTCAGCATAGGGAATTTTAAACAATGGCTCTTAACGAAGTAGTTAGGGGCATAGGCCTGATGCCACTCCCCTAGTGATTTTAATACGTCTCCTGCCCTGACCAGGTACAGAcatttccctctctccatccatGGCTATGCATTTTTGCCAAACATAGCAAGGCTCGTGCCATCGCCTCTGACCAGACTCTCTTTCCACCACCACCCTCTTCCCTCACACACAcccttccattttatttctgccaACTCAAATCCTACCCAGTGTTCCTGGTCCTGATCAATTGCCATCTCTGATATCTATCCTTATCACTCCAAACAAGAGAGCAGTCAGAATGGGGTGAGATTAATCAGGGGAAAAGACACGTATTTAAGGGAAAAGACAcgtatttaaaggaaaagaagaatatcAGTGGAACCACTGTTCTAGCAGTTTCCAAAATGGGAAACTTGACCCTATGTTAAGGTGACATAACCTCACCTTAAATGTCCAAAAAACTTCTCAGGAATTCACCCCAtcttattcttcagttttccTTCCCAAGTGCCTCTCCTATTATGTCTATTATTCTTCCACCCATGCAACCACCCTCTGGTCCAGCTGTCAGCATCTCAAACCACCTCCTGCACTCTCTAGCACATTCACCCCAAAACATCCACTGCCAGACTGGGGATTGTGACCTTCCTTCATCCTGCTGGTCTTCCCTCAAAAATGTCAGCGCCTAAGACTCCTGTCCAGATTTTCCAGTGTCTCCGTGATCTGCTTGCATCTCAGCCCTCCCACCTGACGCTCCGCATGAACCCAGGACCTTCCTAGTCCCTTCTGGTCTTTCACACCTTTGTTCACATTACTCTTCCCACCTGAATGCCCGCCCACCCACAATCGCCACACCTTCTGAAGTCATAGACCTCAGATTCTCCAAGAGAGggataatttcaaatattctgctTCTTGTCAAactgtatatcaaatcattactcCAATTTTTGGTTTAGAAGGTAATGCCTATATTTTTTGGTTTGCCTATATGTAAAactacatatattttacatatttgccTAAACATATAGGAAATGCttatgtatttttagtttcaaagGGTATGCCTTTTACCTATATGTGTACAAACTACCCAACCCAATCAAATCCAAGCTGTCGAAATCTTTTCTGTCCTCACTGAtcttttcacttctctgaatTGCTACAGGACATTCAGTCTGGGTCTCATACTGGATCACACAGTAATGGACTTTTTTGTCCCAGTTGTTTTATGGACGTGATCATCTCTCTCAGAGTATAATCTTCTTGATGTCTTTCTCTTTAGTGTTGAAGGAAATTAACAAGACCTAGGCAAATAGTAGATTCATAATATATACTTGATTTCTCAATTAATCTACTTATAACTTTAGAGCAGTGGCTCTCAATGGGAAGGGGAGCAGTTTTGTCCTCCCGGAGACATTggaaaatgtctggagacatttctgctTCTCTGGTAGTGAAGGAGGGGCACTCCTGCTGGCATCTAATGGGTTGAAGCTAAGGATGCCATTAAATATCTCATAATGCACAGGGCTGCCACTCACAATAAAGAATTCTCCAGTCCAAAATTTCAATATGgctgagattgagaaaccctgggttaaaggaaagtaaagaaaaagggtTTGCTTAATGGTTTCAGAATCCAGGTTTTGAGGTGGTCTCGAAAGACTATGTCTGATTGTGATCAAACAAAAGTCCCTCTCTCAACACAGGGACAAAAATtgtccttggggcttccctggtggtgcagtggttgagagtccgcctgccgatgcaagggatacgggttcgtgccccggtccgggaagatcccacgtgccgcggagcagctaggcccgtgagccatggccactgagcctgcgtgtccggaacctgtgctccacaacgggtgaggccacaaaagtgagaggccctagtaccgaaaaaaaaaaaacaaaagaagtggTCCTTGGCCCTATCCTGTTTGGCAATTTTTATCAGCAGCCTAGGAGAAGTGACAGAATTTATACTTATCAGTTCTGTTTGATGATGCAGAGCTGAGATAGAGTCAGGATTCAGAACAGCTCAAAAGGCTAGAGCCATGCACTGAGGCTAACCAACTGACACCGAACACGGAAGAAGATACAGCACAGAATTCAGGTCCAAAAATCAGTTGCATGACCACAAAATTAGACTTATTCTAGCATGTGAAAAAGACCTAGGTATTTTCACTGATTCCAAGCTCGGTATAACCCAACAAGAGTTTTGTGATAGTGCTACTGAAATAAACTAACACCTTATTAGTAGATGTAGAATGAccagaaaaagggaagaagaggtggttttgttttactttgcagTCTGGCAGGTGGGAAGCCAAAGAAGTtaagtcagactgcctggatttgcTTAGGTTTGACCCCTCTATTTGCTAGCTCTAAGACCTTGGACCAGTTACTTGTAAACTCTCTGCCTCAAGTTACTTCAattctttcctcatctataaaatagtaCCTTCCACATGAGATAATTTTgcagattaagtgagataatgtgcATAAAGTGTTTACAGtggtacctggcatatagtaagcttTCAGCCAAAGACAGTTGTTGTTACATTTGTAGAGAGACCTTGACAAACAAAAACCTGCTTAGATCAGAGTAACTTGGGCAGATAAAAGTCCAGAACTCCTGCCATATACAGAACAATTGAATGGATCTAGAGAAGATAAAATACAGTAGTGTCACATAACAATTGCCTCCAAATATTTGAAGGGCTGCCCTATTGGTCCAACAAAGTCCACTAAAATACACTTATTTTATGTGGCTTGAAAAATGCAGAACTAGAACTAGCAACTAGGAGTACAAGGAAGCAGATCATAGGTCATTAAGAAATCAGAGTAATTCAAAACATAATGAGTTGCCTTGTGATACATATTAAAATGCCCAAGCAAAGGATGCCAGGGATGGGATAAACTGGAGAGGAGATTTCTGAACTTGGAGGGAGGTTAGTTATATGACGTCTGAGGTCCCATCCAATTATATGATGCTAGGATTCTGTTTAATATAACCACCAAATAGAGAATGTATTTCCCATTCCAGCCTGCTTCTCTAGAACCCACCCTCCTTCTCTATGTTTTCAAtgcatctttgttctttttcttagcatgttgacaaatattttccttcttgctTGGTGACTAttagaagtaatttaaaaataaacgaTTTCCTGATTAAGttcacttaatttaaaaataaactatttcctGATTGTTTACTTAACTCATGCTCTTGTCTCTTAGAAAATACCTTAATTTCATAGTTGAACCTAATGGTCCCCACGGTTAGTCATAGTGAAACACTTATAAgtcaccttttttatttttttagttaattcattaattttattttggctgtgttgggtcttccttgctgcgcgcgggctttctctagttgcggcgagtgggggctactcttcgttgcggtgcgcgggcctctcactgcggtggcctctcttgtcatggagcacaggctctaggcacatgggcttcagtagttgtggcacctgggcttcagcagttgtggctcgcgggctccagagcgcaggctcagtagtcgtggcgcacgggcccagccgctccgtggcatgtaggatcttcccagaccagggcttgaacccgtgacccctgcattggcaggtggatcctaaTGGTCCCCACGGTTAGTCATAGTGAAACACTTATAAgtcaccttttttatttttttagttaattcattaattttattttggctgtgttgggtcttccttgctgcgcgcgggctttctctagttgcggcgagtgggggctactcttcgttgcggtgcgcgggcctctcactgcggtggcctctcttgtcatggagcacaggctctaggcacatgggcttcagtagttgtggcacctgggcttcagcagttgtggctcgcgggctccagagcgcaggctcagtagtcgtggcgcacgggcccagccgctccgtggcatgtaggatcttcccagaccagggcttgaacccgtgacccctgcattggcaggtggattcccaaccactgcaccaccaaggaaggcCACTTATTAGTCACCTTGCTCTTTACAAAACACCACAAAACTCTGATctattaacataaataaatagatataccTCATTTTGTGCTATATCAGATGTGAACTTGTACTACTTTCTAGTGAAAACAGATACTAGGTATCAACcgtgagaacatttaaaagttTCACACTTTCTTAGGAAAAGTTTGATTGTTGTGTAATCATGGTAACCAGAACCAGTTTTAAACCCATTGGCTCAATCAATCACAACTCTCCTCAGGTAACACACTTTTACATGATGCCAACCAATCAGTAACACTCCCTCATTTCTAAGGGTCATTTAACCATGAAGTGACTCACCCccataaatatatttcagagcACCAACcaatcaacaaataaatatgcTTCTACGGATATTAGCCCACTTGTGACCAGGAAAGTACACCAAACTCTGAACTTCCTGCTTTCCCAAAATCAAAAGATATACTTACCGGGTTCCTGGTGTTCAGACTCTATTTGTCCTTCAGATCTGCTGCCAGATAAGTCAGTCTCAACTATAATCTGAATCTGATGAGTTTCACTGAGTTCTCACGGCTTCTAAAATTTCTAACCAAGTACGTCTTTGTATAAAATCATTAGATCTCAGTCTTTGTGTAaagtaaatagaaattttagtttACAGATGTACATTCTGGTAAATAATTATACCTAGGCCTTTGTATATGGCCATTAGACATTTTGTCTGGGAGGTATACTATTGAGTAACTAGACATAGGTCTTGCATAAGTTCATTAGACTCTTTTTTTGGAGGCATACCATTTGATAACTGTATTTGCCATTAAACTGCTAATCCCCTACTGCTcactttgcttttgcttttgtttatctatattgtaaagttttattttatgtgtttttgttttgtactgAAATGCCTTATTTCTGATACACAGATAAAGAAGTGTTCCATATGGAATGGCCCAATAAGTCAACAATCCAATCCAAGCTGGTCCTAGGGGACAACAGTTGGAGCTGCATTAGATTGGTGACCAAGTCAGGAAAAGGTAAATGATCAAACTTGGCTTTGGGTCTCCTTAAAACTTTCTTGAGAGGCTCTCTCTCTATCTCACCAAGGTGTAAAAGAAggtcacttttagtctgtattcTGAGGTCAAAGATTGTCAGGTCATTGATTACATGGCCCTTTCCTAACTTTTGCATAGAAAGGGAAACCAAGATACCATTCACAGGCACACTTTCTTACTAAGTAGCCTTTCTTGTCTTTCTTGGGTTCTTCTACATCAAATATGCAAACTCCTCTTGGAAGAACTCCTGCTTCCTGTTGCACTATAATCCCAGCTCTTGCACTTACTTTGATAAAGCGCAAAAACTTTGAGTTTAGAATAACGATGGTCAACATGGGGGAACTTTTGACATatcaaaatcaataaattaattcatttgagGAACccccaaataaattaatacatttaagaGGAACCCCAGAAATCTAAAGAGTCAGTAGTTAGCTTCTTTGATTAGTATGCTGAGGCCTAAAACACAAAATTCTAATTCCAGCATGGTCTCCCGCAAAGACTCTAATACCTTCTGAGATCCACcctaatttcttttctctctcttccactcaCCTTTCTCCGACCTTCTATATGAAACATGcttttttcagagttttctttagaaaagatGTAATTACATTGTAAATCTGCTAAACCAGAAGGCATCCCTAAAGAAGTTAAATTTAAACCCTGATCTGGAGCCATATTAAGAGTTAAAATTAAGGATTTTCCTAAATCTCAGGAAGCCAggtaaaaaatttttacataatttagGATTTTATTTGGTACTTATTCTTCTGGACTAGATCTTTACCAGCTAGTTCAGTGAATTGTTAATCCTTCAgctggagaaaaatatttaaaagcagcagggtaagaaaggaaaattttaaataagtcagctgtgtaaaatgaaaaaaaaagtgttttaaggGGGggtaagaagaaaaacagaaaacacagtaCAAAAGACAATTCCAGAAGCCTTTCTTTTAAAGATACAGtgaacaaaaattcaaaattataagttaaaaatgaaaacagacttcGGGAAACTTTCAAAGAGCATTCTGGAGTAAAACCAACAGTTGAAGTAttaacccagtgcctggcaagGAGCaggtgttcattaaatatttgttgaatatagaataaataaatggatgaagaaagtAAACTTTTTGATGACCCATTGTTATCCGTTCCTTAGTCCAAAAGAATGGAAACCTCTGAATTGGGATGTGACCCTCCATCATTAGTTGGTGTGAATCAGGCTGGAATTACTGTCCCTACTTATGGAAACCCTACCCCATGTGGATCCGTCTCCCCACTGCCGTCCACTCCACACTCCCGCTGATGTGATCACCGTAATGGTCTATAAGTCATCTCGATGATTCCTAAGGAGTTTATAACTAAGAAACGCATAGACACGCAGCCTCACAGAGTACATTAGATTGCTGGTCTCTCTTGGTGGGAAAGGAAAATCTGCCCAAACCCAGttcttgttttaattatttcctttgagGCAAAGCCAGGAATCTGAGAGTGAGCGCTTGCTAAGGGTGGGACAGGGGTTCTGCCTGGTGTGCCTCTGGCATGTTCAGAGCTAGCAATAGTAATGGACAAGTCTCCAGGGCAACCAGGACCACTTCCAAGCATTCCCACCGTGGGCCGCTGCAGGGGCCCTCTATTCTTCGGGGAGCCCTGATGCCTGATGCCCAGGACTGGGCTCATCTCCCGGTGCCTCCTGGCTGCAAGCTCAGTCCTAGCATGAGGGCTTTCTTCCTTGGCCCGGGTTTCACCTTCTTGTATCAGGTGGCAGACCAGCTGGTTCCAGTCCGAATCAGATCTTCTGACTCCTCCCAGAAACCAACCACCTTCTGAGCAGGAAACTCTGCCCCTCCCCAAAGAGTGGGAAaccacagaggaagagagagatgaaacagaagggaaggcagaggaggagggagagggagaaaagaagcaaaaggaaaaacgAGATCAATAAAAAGAAGTCAAATCTGGTTGAAACTCCAAggtaagactttttaaaatcacaataataTGTAATAGCATCACCATTTGTGTCAGGGCCTAGTCCATAGTAGGTCCTCAAAAAACTGCTATTGGAATAATGCATCTATTTGGAATAAACTGGAGGGCTGGGCTGAAAGAGATTTCAATGTCAAATGCTGgtcaaaacaagaaacaaaaagaaatgcccGATaaactttgcattctttttttttttttttttttttggagctttGCATTCTGTAGGAGGGAAGATGTGATCAAACACAGATGGAACCAGATGTCTGTTACTGGCACTGAGCACATTCTGATCATTTTGGGACAGAAAGTTAAGTTGaaacaaaaaattgcaaaaatagtttaaaaaatgtctgCATGTTCttttgaaatcatacaaagattgcaggtcttaaacatttttataagacGGCTTTAAAGTAATGACAGAGTGCAAACACTATGCTGTATCTTGGGAATTGCTAAGAGTGCAGATGCCTTTTGCATCCAATCATCAGctagtttcatatttttaatattgagatcTAGAGCTTGGAAGAAGGCATGTTTTATCTCAAGGAGTCTTATTCAAAGGACCAAGGGAGGCCTAAAGTTGTCATTTGAAATTCTTCCTGTGCTGTTCATCTATTCCTTAATCCCAGTCCAGCCTGCAGCTCAGGATACTGACATTCTGAGCCTTAGAAGGGTCTAATCAGATTTCAAAGCCCCTGGTTTCAGGTCCATTAGAGGAAACCTAACAGGAGCAAGAAATAGCATTCCCCACTCTCTACACCCCTATTGGCCCAAACCTTCCCTTGCCATCGATAGCTAGTACCATCCAGAAGTTTGCAGTTTACTGATCCAGTCACTTGGGGGAATTAAAATAGTTAAAGTCACACTTTGGAAAATGCCTATAGACCATGATGGTGTGTTTTCACAGCACTTGGCTTTGAAGAGGCCTGCTCCCCCAACTTTTCCAACAGAGCTTACCAATTCAAAGGGACACACttgaagtgtttatttttcttttagtgccAGTATTTTCCTTTGGGTTTTCTGTGAGCGCATCACAGACGGAAGCTGAAAGGAAGGCGGGAGAGGTAAGGAGAGATGGAAGACTGTCACTTCTGCTTGCTTGCCAAAATTTGAAAGGAATTGCCTTTCCCTCTTATGTATGATATGAAAATGAAATCCAAAAATCCTAGCTCTTTCTTGATACTAATATCAGTACAGCTAAAAAGCTCCCTGCATCCAATTTCTGAGCTGGAACAAATCTTAAAGGTAATCTAATTCCTCTTGTTTGCCAGGTGAGGGAATTGAAGCCAAGACAGGGGCAGGgtcttgccccaggtcacataTATGTCAGTGGAGGAAGGGAGACTGGAACTCAATTATCTCGGTCCCACCCAGGGGCCTTGCAAGAAACTTTATACAAAAGTGCCCCAGATATCCAAGGACACATAAACATGGCAACtcctgattaaataaaataaaatattcagttaaagATGCTCAACTAATCCTTACTTGGCAGAAATGGAAAGTGGCAAAAGATTTTCCTAATAGTTAAGCTTTTCTAGATCTGTTTTGTAACTGTTAGGAAGCTGGAGACAGTAGAAGGATTCAAGACAGATTTGTCATGAAAGAGCCAGAATATTTTACATTGCTACCATTGATCCAGCATTTTACATATCTTATCTCTTTGTGTAATCGCATAGTATCCTCCTTTtacaagtaatattttttttattttgctcaaaCTCATAGAGAGAATAAGATATTATTATTTCTGCATCTTTCATTAGTAGGCCCAGCCTCATGCAGTGGATTAACGTGAATTTTGTAGTTCAGTGACCGTTACCTTCTTACTCAGGCCATTCCCCAACATGGACCCCTGCTCCAGCCACTTCAAACTACTTGAGGTCGCTGTGACACATCAAGCTATTTCTAGACTCCTTACCTAAACACATATAGCTCCTCCTGCTTGGTATGGCCTTCCCCCAATTTCTTCATCTCCATAACTTGTACTTATTCTTCAAAACTTGGCCCCAGGGTCACCTCCTCCCTGAATGCTTTCGCACTGCCCTGGGATGACTTGGCTGCCCTACTCTGTACTCCGTTAGCACCCTATGCACATTATTATTACACTATTGTGAGCTTTGATTTACTTGCCTACCCTCCTTAGCGTTAACTAGAATCTCCTTGAAGGAAAACATCAGATATTGATCAGCTTTTACAATATATTCCTGGCACCAAGCACAGTTTTGGACATTTATTAGCGCTCAATAATCATTTGGGGGaaatagatgaatgaacaaatgaaagatttcccctccttttcttccatttaaatgatttaataaaaagTCTCACTCCCACACTCTTGACTTTTGGGTATCTTGGGAGGAATAGAAGATGGCACTACTATAGGCCTCTTCTCCTTTCAAACCTGACAGGCTGCTCAAAAGCACTCTCCAGGGTTATACGTGCCAGTTGAACAAACATTCATTTCTGCTCCCTTACAAAATGCACTGATCACAGTACAGTAGAAGAATGTGCATGCTATAAATCACAAGGACAGAGAACCAGAATGGAGACAACAACAGATGAGAAATGTCAATACCCTTTCAGAAGATGGAAAGTGGATGGACAAGGGATAAGTGACTTAGCAAACTGGAGACTGCTGAAGCCCAATAGCCCATGGGGGCCAACACGAAGCCACAGAGCCCAGGAG is a window from the Physeter macrocephalus isolate SW-GA unplaced genomic scaffold, ASM283717v5 random_1488, whole genome shotgun sequence genome containing:
- the G0S2 gene encoding G0/G1 switch protein 2, translated to METVQELIPLAKELMAQKPSRKLVRLYVLGGVLALFGAVLGLMETLCSPFTAAGRLREREAAVAELQAARERKALRARALLEKSKQLEAVQGCRAATNRLHAS